Proteins encoded in a region of the Polynucleobacter antarcticus genome:
- a CDS encoding NAD-dependent epimerase/dehydratase family protein, with amino-acid sequence MKIFLTGASGFIGSHLLGSLIGSGHEVICAVRSELQEKAMLERGAQAWPGDLFDSGTLAKGLQGVETFIHAAGCRDISSSKQVLDTQNALLTQAVLVAAEEAGVSQFIFIGAASVVIPGPIPMMNIDETYPIINQEFLPYIRSKAQAEQMVLIARSKKMKTVVLRPTFVWGSGDSIDSLIGPAVERGQFGWFSGGRYPFSVCSVMNLCEAVEKTLAYSGTEQIFFISDREPVDFRSFISARLTASGYPIPKFTISRRLAWWLARFTENGWKYLPLPGRPPLVREMICLMGYPFTVSIQRAVKELGYEATQKYSP; translated from the coding sequence ATGAAAATCTTTTTAACAGGAGCCTCCGGTTTTATTGGCAGCCACTTGTTAGGCAGCCTGATCGGGAGTGGCCATGAGGTTATTTGTGCCGTACGCTCCGAGCTTCAGGAAAAAGCGATGCTTGAGAGAGGGGCCCAAGCTTGGCCTGGCGATCTGTTCGATAGTGGCACCTTAGCAAAGGGCTTACAGGGTGTAGAGACCTTCATTCATGCTGCGGGATGCCGCGATATCAGTAGTTCAAAGCAGGTTCTCGATACACAAAATGCGCTGTTAACGCAAGCCGTCCTAGTAGCTGCCGAAGAGGCTGGTGTTTCTCAATTTATCTTTATTGGCGCGGCCTCAGTCGTGATACCGGGGCCTATACCTATGATGAACATCGATGAAACTTATCCCATAATCAATCAGGAATTTTTACCTTACATAAGAAGTAAGGCGCAAGCAGAGCAAATGGTCCTGATTGCCAGAAGTAAAAAAATGAAGACGGTAGTGCTGCGACCTACTTTTGTATGGGGCTCTGGGGATAGTATTGATAGTCTCATTGGTCCAGCAGTAGAACGTGGTCAATTTGGTTGGTTTAGTGGGGGTCGATATCCTTTTTCAGTTTGCTCTGTCATGAACTTATGCGAGGCAGTAGAGAAAACATTGGCTTACTCTGGTACAGAACAAATATTTTTTATTAGCGATCGAGAGCCAGTAGACTTCCGTTCTTTTATATCGGCAAGATTGACTGCCAGTGGATATCCGATTCCGAAATTTACAATCTCAAGACGGCTAGCATGGTGGCTCGCTAGATTTACTGAAAATGGCTGGAAATACTTACCCTTGCCAGGTAGACCGCCATTAGTGCGAGAGATGATTTGCCTAATGGGCTATCCCTTTACGGTGTCGATTCAGAGAGCAGTAAAAGAGCTTGGTTATGAGGCAACTCAAAAATATTCCCCTTAG